Proteins encoded in a region of the Paenibacillus sp. E222 genome:
- a CDS encoding TetR/AcrR family transcriptional regulator: protein MNKQPEITEKTRQTFINVFCDLYCRKPIEKISIQEIANQSGYNRSTFYQYFTDIYELLDCVEERMLKSIKEEMAGREFSTHTIQDALQCLENAEEITVLKAVLGDYGSVHFVERLKREIPFERLIMDFSTDDVLAPYIIEFYISTLISMFRLWIQRDKDLSSEELIKLIDSLFSKGITPYHIFSTVNPQRSGV from the coding sequence ATGAATAAGCAACCTGAAATTACGGAAAAAACAAGGCAGACATTTATAAATGTATTCTGTGATTTATATTGCCGAAAACCAATCGAAAAGATATCCATTCAAGAGATTGCTAACCAATCAGGATATAATCGGAGTACATTTTATCAATACTTTACAGATATCTATGAGTTGTTGGACTGCGTTGAAGAGCGTATGTTGAAATCGATCAAGGAGGAAATGGCAGGCAGAGAGTTTTCTACACATACTATCCAAGATGCACTTCAATGCTTGGAAAATGCAGAGGAAATTACAGTTCTTAAAGCTGTATTGGGCGACTATGGTTCTGTTCATTTTGTGGAACGCTTGAAAAGAGAAATTCCCTTTGAGCGATTGATTATGGATTTTTCAACAGATGATGTCTTGGCACCATACATCATTGAGTTTTACATATCAACATTAATATCTATGTTTCGTCTTTGGATACAGAGAGACAAAGATCTATCGTCGGAGGAATTGATCAAGCTGATCGATAGTCTATTTTCAAAGGGGATAACACCGTATCATATCTTTAGCACGGTCAATCCGCAACGCTCTGGAGTGTAG
- a CDS encoding FkbM family methyltransferase: MSGMEYKSFSPQTEATAKKQLHNGIEIYQNNEGETEFLYNEIFQKEMYFKHGITLPDHGTVMDVGANIGMFTLYVSSKSNCRVYAFEPLPPTFKLLKMNTSSLPRVTTVNVGLSNEIKEAEFAYFPTMSTDSVQIKFRENHDQDLRYGLINHYRDHFDDPRMLNRFVDQLMSPKLLNEQIHRCKLTTISEMIRYYDLNTIDLLKIDVEKSEFEVLEGIEPEDWGKIRQIVMEVHGLDGEQISRLENIFRTNGFHVLIDYYEDLNIPNYYNVYALNQMHISAGG, encoded by the coding sequence ATGAGCGGGATGGAGTACAAGAGCTTTTCGCCGCAGACAGAGGCCACTGCCAAGAAGCAGCTGCACAACGGGATCGAAATCTATCAAAACAACGAAGGCGAGACCGAGTTCCTCTACAACGAGATTTTCCAGAAGGAGATGTATTTCAAGCACGGGATTACGCTCCCGGATCATGGCACGGTCATGGACGTCGGGGCTAATATCGGCATGTTCACCCTGTATGTCAGCAGCAAGAGCAACTGCAGGGTATATGCCTTTGAGCCACTGCCTCCGACGTTTAAGCTCTTGAAGATGAATACGAGCTCGCTGCCTCGCGTAACAACGGTTAACGTCGGGCTTTCCAATGAGATCAAGGAAGCGGAGTTTGCCTATTTTCCTACGATGTCCACGGATTCTGTGCAGATCAAATTCCGGGAGAACCACGATCAAGATCTCCGATACGGGTTAATCAACCATTACCGGGATCATTTCGACGACCCGCGCATGCTAAACCGGTTTGTGGATCAACTTATGTCGCCGAAGCTTCTGAATGAACAAATCCATCGATGCAAGCTAACTACGATCTCTGAAATGATCCGCTATTACGATCTGAACACCATTGATCTGCTCAAAATCGACGTGGAAAAAAGTGAATTTGAGGTCCTGGAAGGCATAGAGCCGGAGGATTGGGGCAAAATCAGGCAAATTGTTATGGAGGTACACGGACTGGACGGAGAACAGATCAGCAGGCTCGAGAACATCTTCCGAACCAACGGCTTCCATGTCTTGATCGATTACTACGAAGACTTGAATATACCCAATTACTACAATGTGTATGCATTGAATCAAATGCATATTTCGGCTGGGGGATAA
- a CDS encoding GNAT family N-acetyltransferase has product MQEFIFKKDYRNNEALRTSFFELAANTFDIKFENWYQQGCWGERYIPFSFVVGDQVIANASVNILELIIHGEKKKAIQIGTVMTHPDYRGRGLSASLMNMVLEEYENKVDYMYLFANESVLDFYPKFGFKPVEEHLFPMDFTAKKSSEPANFQKLDVTNAEDLRLIHKFASERLPVSQHFATDHVQGIFMFYCLNVFSDDIYYLENENVIVIYQKEDNHIELFDVVSLNEMNMKDILDKIADEDTEKVTFHFTPDATEHIVLKSTITNEGLFVRTHGEHLYPVHVKHPITSIA; this is encoded by the coding sequence TTGCAGGAATTTATATTTAAGAAGGATTATAGAAACAATGAAGCACTTCGAACAAGTTTTTTCGAACTTGCTGCTAACACTTTTGATATAAAATTTGAAAATTGGTATCAACAAGGGTGTTGGGGAGAACGATACATACCTTTTTCATTTGTAGTTGGAGACCAGGTTATTGCCAACGCTTCTGTTAACATCCTTGAGCTCATCATTCACGGGGAGAAGAAAAAAGCGATTCAAATCGGCACGGTGATGACACATCCCGATTATCGAGGAAGAGGATTATCTGCGAGTTTAATGAACATGGTTTTAGAGGAATACGAGAACAAGGTCGATTACATGTACCTTTTTGCCAATGAATCTGTGCTTGATTTTTACCCCAAGTTTGGGTTTAAGCCTGTGGAAGAACATCTATTTCCAATGGATTTTACGGCAAAAAAATCATCGGAGCCTGCCAACTTTCAGAAACTCGATGTTACTAACGCGGAGGATTTGCGCCTTATCCATAAATTTGCATCCGAAAGACTACCTGTTTCGCAGCATTTTGCAACTGATCATGTCCAGGGCATATTCATGTTTTACTGCCTGAATGTTTTTAGTGATGATATTTATTACTTGGAAAATGAAAACGTCATCGTTATTTATCAGAAAGAAGACAATCATATTGAGCTCTTCGACGTTGTTAGCTTAAACGAAATGAATATGAAAGATATCTTGGATAAGATTGCAGATGAAGATACGGAGAAAGTAACCTTTCATTTCACGCCAGATGCAACAGAACATATCGTTCTAAAAAGTACAATCACCAATGAAGGTTTATTTGTAAGAACCCATGGTGAACATCTCTACCCTGTGCACGTTAAACATCCGATTACTTCGATCGCTTAA
- a CDS encoding leucine-rich repeat domain-containing protein, with translation MAFIPLNCPNCNGRIEYKEGEILKCPYCETELLLKQNHVYYVDQTINHYHGTPPKAQRKQTVSVKLMLILMLVLTGAIGTYFYYSNSSTYPKTEANLPVRKMPESEVLLSFLRDIFDKGSALPTEEELARLRYLTVAHSENDQWMFTYSLSDPFSDEQAEKITYITQDKKLNSQRIDQRDFEAFKGLTALDLTNTYEISQTDQTTLAHMSGLKSYGGAFNESFSKFSGYFGDKTKITELSTQLRSNQELAMLLEFPNLSSLSITYVDESVTDFFLLNKLPLKSLSLTFVDELGWLSSMTGLTSLSINYSEATDLQPLYALTQLQELRLSFLTNVKSIDFVQNMPALQTLDLENVNFSSLEPLAGKNSITTLRLASLSQLGSVKAINSLPSLRELTLSGYYENAEALTLPNVGRVEIPSSFLTGLKAPTTTSLTLRGGSGELNLAALGKFPKLEQLSLWEIDEITRLGALDGLSSLEALSIYDSSLFKESAALFRLKQVKSLMCSECRLNFEQKAAAENSVLEHLTLEQPYFSINNTSVTEVDQMMPYFANMSALRSFTLQDSNLASLEFMSHWQAIEELHLENNAISNIETLSQLPNLQKVYLSGNSVQNKSVLGTGVHVY, from the coding sequence GTGGCGTTTATCCCGTTAAACTGTCCCAATTGCAACGGAAGAATTGAATACAAAGAGGGTGAGATTTTAAAGTGTCCCTATTGTGAAACAGAGCTTTTATTGAAGCAAAATCACGTCTACTATGTGGACCAGACCATTAATCACTACCATGGAACGCCCCCTAAAGCACAGCGGAAGCAGACTGTCTCCGTAAAGCTAATGCTGATACTGATGTTAGTCCTAACTGGCGCCATCGGTACTTATTTTTATTATAGCAACAGCTCCACCTATCCAAAAACAGAAGCCAATCTGCCTGTGCGAAAGATGCCCGAAAGTGAGGTTCTGCTCTCCTTTTTGCGAGATATCTTCGATAAAGGGTCTGCCTTGCCGACAGAGGAGGAATTGGCTCGTCTTCGCTATTTAACCGTAGCGCATTCGGAGAATGATCAGTGGATGTTTACATATAGCCTCTCCGATCCCTTCAGCGATGAACAGGCCGAGAAGATCACTTATATTACTCAGGACAAGAAACTGAATAGCCAGCGGATTGATCAGCGCGATTTTGAAGCTTTTAAGGGACTGACGGCATTGGACCTGACGAATACCTATGAAATCTCCCAGACGGACCAAACCACTTTGGCCCATATGTCCGGATTAAAAAGTTATGGAGGCGCTTTTAACGAATCCTTTAGCAAATTTTCGGGCTACTTTGGCGACAAGACTAAGATTACGGAGCTTTCCACTCAGCTTCGCAGCAATCAGGAATTGGCCATGCTGCTGGAATTTCCTAATCTGAGCTCGTTATCCATTACCTATGTGGATGAATCCGTAACGGATTTCTTTCTATTGAACAAGCTGCCGCTCAAGTCCCTGTCGCTCACCTTTGTCGATGAACTCGGATGGTTGTCGTCCATGACCGGGCTGACCTCCCTGTCCATCAATTACAGTGAAGCCACAGACCTACAGCCGCTATACGCCTTGACCCAGCTTCAGGAGCTTCGGCTGTCCTTCTTAACGAATGTAAAGTCCATCGACTTTGTACAAAATATGCCTGCTCTACAAACGCTTGATCTCGAAAACGTAAACTTCTCAAGCCTGGAGCCCTTGGCCGGCAAAAACTCCATTACTACCTTACGTCTGGCTTCTCTAAGTCAACTTGGCTCGGTAAAGGCCATAAACAGTCTGCCCTCTCTGCGGGAATTAACGTTGTCCGGTTACTACGAGAATGCAGAAGCGCTGACATTACCTAATGTGGGGCGAGTGGAAATTCCAAGTTCCTTTCTCACCGGGCTAAAGGCCCCGACTACAACAAGTCTGACGCTTCGTGGTGGAAGCGGGGAATTGAACTTGGCTGCGCTGGGGAAATTCCCAAAACTGGAGCAACTATCGCTCTGGGAGATCGATGAAATAACCCGTCTTGGCGCCCTGGACGGCTTGTCCAGCCTAGAGGCCCTAAGCATTTACGACTCGTCACTGTTCAAGGAAAGCGCTGCCTTATTTCGTTTAAAACAGGTCAAATCTCTGATGTGCTCCGAGTGCAGGCTGAACTTTGAACAAAAGGCGGCCGCGGAAAACAGCGTGCTTGAACATTTGACCTTAGAGCAGCCATATTTCAGCATAAACAACACCTCTGTTACTGAAGTTGACCAGATGATGCCTTACTTTGCCAACATGTCCGCTCTACGTTCCTTCACTCTGCAAGACAGCAATTTAGCTTCTCTCGAATTTATGAGTCACTGGCAGGCCATAGAAGAGCTTCATCTCGAGAACAATGCCATTTCCAATATCGAGACCCTAAGCCAGCTGCCTAATCTGCAAAAGGTATATCTATCCGGTAATTCCGTACAAAATAAATCCGTGCTTGGTACGGGTGTGCACGTATATTAA
- a CDS encoding ketopantoate reductase family protein, whose translation MNMDIRRLSTQYAWALEKAGHTVEFYVRKGRKETFGSHIALEMWDARRGKQFIQESWKIKLHEEISPNYDLIIASVNTEQLPEAARILSTTAGNTPILIFNNIWQDLKSSILPLSMNNVVFGFPGAGGGIEDNKLRGGFLKMIFLEKPRVGTEQINNKVKELFESANFKINWIKDMQSWLWNHYAMNAAMETEVLKRESFPAILNHSDSFANVGNSMREMTPVLKARGAKMDAITLLLTKIPPALLGMLFNKVIFAKGSLPRLFIEYNNSTSSFAVLEVVREAKKLGIPLPRLTSALENTEQHTSIENG comes from the coding sequence ATGAATATGGATATTAGGAGGCTATCGACCCAATACGCTTGGGCTTTAGAGAAGGCAGGGCATACCGTTGAGTTTTACGTTAGAAAAGGGAGAAAAGAAACGTTCGGAAGTCATATCGCGCTTGAAATGTGGGACGCACGAAGAGGAAAACAGTTCATCCAAGAAAGCTGGAAAATCAAGCTGCATGAGGAGATAAGCCCAAATTACGATCTCATTATTGCGAGTGTCAATACGGAGCAACTTCCCGAAGCAGCAAGAATACTTTCGACTACTGCTGGTAACACCCCGATCCTAATATTCAATAATATTTGGCAGGATTTAAAATCATCAATCTTGCCCCTGTCTATGAACAACGTTGTCTTTGGGTTCCCAGGAGCAGGAGGCGGCATTGAGGACAATAAGCTTAGGGGCGGCTTTTTAAAAATGATATTTCTGGAAAAACCACGGGTTGGCACGGAACAGATAAACAACAAGGTCAAAGAACTATTTGAAAGCGCCAATTTTAAAATCAATTGGATCAAGGATATGCAAAGCTGGCTATGGAATCACTATGCCATGAATGCGGCGATGGAGACCGAGGTGCTCAAACGGGAAAGTTTCCCAGCAATCTTGAATCACAGTGACTCATTCGCAAATGTCGGCAACAGTATGCGGGAAATGACCCCTGTACTTAAAGCAAGAGGCGCCAAGATGGACGCGATTACTCTACTGTTGACCAAGATTCCACCAGCACTTCTCGGCATGCTGTTTAACAAGGTTATTTTTGCAAAGGGCAGCTTACCACGACTTTTCATTGAATACAATAATAGTACATCCAGTTTTGCAGTACTTGAAGTTGTGAGAGAAGCCAAAAAGTTAGGTATACCTTTGCCACGTCTTACCTCGGCATTAGAAAACACTGAACAACACACAAGTATCGAAAACGGATAA
- a CDS encoding endo-1,4-beta-xylanase: protein MRKSFKQVVSGLLTAALLLPGGLIAPAVSAADLVATNSQIVYQETFQNGQGKATPSGGAQLDAVTGKPFEGNDDGAALHVSNRSNNWDGVDLAFDDLGLSVGKEYSVTASVYVDTDANPSADGKAVLEIVSNKGVDGSEAYTGISSADFKAGQGITLSADLSVNSVENTALRIKSDEAGKGVSFYIGNITITQTVTPVEPTVVLNQSFEDGNTGGWSKLGWGSNGDTTVVNDVASEGTRSLKFFNRADEKAVPALVLTGKMKSDHKYDISLKVKISSGEGQFHLASKIDSEILSGDQKYPWIIGNKLVTASEWTLFETKGYEVPSKTNEVIIYVEPSNNTLTSDIYIDEVIITDVTPDQTAPEIVDKTGIATDFENGLDGFKARNGRETVALSQDDNHTSGGKQSLLVTTKAQYDAALVNADGKMAKNHEYELSAWVKMAPGQEPTTLRISVQYADSGFANVSPNATVTDQEWVHLTGKYTLTTTPSVLNAYIETANNDGGNRTFFLDDFALKYVGPVTAAPPIQENLPNLKDIYKNDFLIGNIVNPATFDETRLKLLTKHHNVVTFENDMKPDYAYNADRQFDFTAEDALVQKVQDAGLDLHGHVLVWHAQSPTWLHTAANGEPLSREEALTNLRTHIKTVVEHFGDQVISWDVVNEAMNDNPANPEDWKNALRNSGWLQAIGPDFLEEAFLAAKEVIDENGWDIKLYYNDYNDDNQNKSTAIYSMVKEINEKYAKDHPGEKLIDGIGMQAHYNLGTRLDNVKMSLERFISLGVEVSVTELDIMAGTNSTITEKEAKQQAYLYAQLMDLYKKNSEHIPRVTFWGLNDSTSWRAEQNPTLFDKNFQAKEAFYGVVDPEKYLAENPPEELEYKKSSAHYGTPAIDGSVDSVWSKAPELKLDTKQMAWSGATGTAKVLWDDDNLYVLVQVRDDQLNKSNPNVWEQDSVEIFVDENNGKTSSFQDDDGQYRVNFENLASFNPAEIAAGFESKVSVSGTNYTVEMKIPFKKVKPTNNAKIGFDAQINDAKDGNRISVNAWNDASGQGYQDTSVFGELTLTGKPSSGGNDGGGNNGGGNNSGGNNSGSSGGSNSGTTPQPQPQPQPQLPGSDSAIVPVIKVENGTATATISSDSLNKAIEKASLGANGKKQVTIEVPKQANAQSYVVQMPTSSLQSNNNVEFVLRTENVTLHIPSNMLSNITEQADQVSIEINKVSADLLSADVRAVVGSRPVIDLSVKAGDRLLAWNNPAAPVTVSVPYTPAAQELGNAHQIVILYIDNQGQAAAVPSGHYDAKSGSMVFKTTHFSTYAVAYVTKSFADVQHILWAKQAVEAMAARDIIKGISDDSFAPAASITRADFITLLVRALELKGPGTNTAAFSDVQPTAHYAEAVAIAKELGIASGFEDNTFKPGNSISRQDMMVLTAKALKAAGKQTAGSGNLAPYSDAASISTYAVDSVTSLIGSGIVNGKDGKIAPADTLTRAEAAMVLYRIWNM from the coding sequence ATGAGGAAATCGTTTAAGCAGGTCGTTTCCGGGTTACTCACAGCGGCTCTGCTTCTTCCGGGCGGCTTGATAGCTCCGGCAGTTAGCGCTGCAGATCTAGTGGCAACTAATTCACAAATTGTGTATCAGGAAACATTCCAGAATGGTCAAGGCAAGGCAACTCCATCAGGCGGTGCCCAGCTGGACGCTGTAACAGGTAAGCCGTTTGAAGGCAATGATGATGGAGCGGCTCTACATGTTAGCAATCGATCTAATAACTGGGATGGCGTGGACCTCGCTTTTGATGACCTTGGTTTGTCAGTTGGCAAAGAGTATTCTGTAACCGCTTCCGTATATGTCGATACTGATGCTAACCCATCTGCAGACGGGAAAGCCGTTCTGGAAATTGTAAGCAATAAGGGCGTTGATGGATCTGAGGCATACACTGGAATTAGCTCTGCTGACTTTAAAGCAGGACAAGGCATTACACTATCCGCCGATCTCTCCGTTAACAGTGTGGAGAATACGGCTCTGCGAATCAAGTCTGATGAAGCAGGTAAGGGTGTCTCTTTCTATATCGGGAATATCACGATCACCCAGACAGTAACACCTGTCGAACCCACGGTAGTCCTTAACCAAAGCTTTGAAGACGGGAATACCGGTGGATGGAGCAAACTGGGTTGGGGATCGAATGGGGACACAACGGTCGTTAACGACGTAGCCTCCGAAGGCACGAGATCTCTGAAGTTCTTCAACCGGGCCGATGAGAAGGCCGTTCCTGCTCTCGTACTTACTGGCAAAATGAAATCCGACCATAAGTATGATATTTCCCTCAAGGTTAAAATCAGTTCAGGTGAAGGCCAGTTCCATCTGGCTTCCAAGATAGATTCTGAAATATTGTCGGGAGACCAGAAGTACCCTTGGATTATAGGGAACAAACTTGTAACCGCTTCCGAATGGACACTATTTGAAACCAAAGGCTATGAAGTTCCTTCTAAAACGAATGAGGTCATCATCTATGTTGAACCATCAAACAATACGTTAACCTCCGATATCTACATTGATGAAGTCATCATCACCGATGTAACCCCTGATCAAACCGCACCAGAGATTGTAGATAAAACAGGCATCGCTACCGATTTTGAGAATGGCCTGGATGGATTCAAAGCACGGAACGGCCGTGAAACGGTAGCTCTTTCCCAAGACGATAATCATACATCTGGCGGCAAACAAAGCTTGCTTGTGACGACTAAGGCACAATATGATGCAGCCTTGGTTAATGCTGATGGCAAAATGGCAAAGAATCACGAATATGAGCTGTCTGCTTGGGTGAAAATGGCACCTGGACAAGAACCCACAACACTTCGTATAAGTGTTCAATATGCTGACAGCGGCTTTGCGAACGTTTCACCAAATGCAACCGTTACAGATCAGGAATGGGTACACTTAACGGGTAAGTATACGCTCACCACTACTCCAAGCGTACTTAATGCTTATATTGAAACAGCAAACAATGACGGCGGCAACCGTACCTTCTTCTTGGATGACTTTGCTCTAAAATATGTGGGACCTGTAACTGCCGCACCTCCGATTCAAGAAAACCTTCCTAACCTCAAGGATATTTACAAGAATGATTTTCTGATCGGGAACATTGTGAATCCGGCTACCTTTGACGAGACTCGGCTCAAGCTTCTGACGAAGCATCACAATGTCGTTACGTTTGAGAATGATATGAAGCCGGATTATGCATATAACGCGGACAGACAATTTGATTTCACTGCAGAAGATGCCCTTGTCCAAAAAGTACAGGATGCAGGCCTTGATTTGCACGGTCACGTGCTCGTATGGCATGCTCAGTCTCCTACATGGCTTCATACGGCAGCAAACGGCGAACCTTTGAGCCGTGAAGAAGCTCTGACGAACCTGAGAACACATATTAAAACGGTCGTTGAGCATTTTGGTGACCAAGTTATTTCCTGGGACGTTGTCAATGAAGCCATGAACGATAACCCGGCTAATCCGGAAGACTGGAAAAATGCGTTGCGTAATTCAGGCTGGTTACAGGCCATCGGCCCTGATTTTCTTGAGGAGGCATTCCTTGCAGCCAAAGAAGTCATTGATGAAAACGGCTGGGATATCAAGCTTTATTACAATGACTACAACGATGACAACCAGAATAAATCTACAGCCATCTACAGCATGGTGAAAGAGATCAATGAGAAGTACGCCAAAGATCACCCTGGCGAGAAACTGATTGACGGCATCGGCATGCAAGCCCACTACAATTTGGGCACGAGATTGGATAATGTCAAGATGTCGCTCGAGCGTTTCATTTCCTTGGGAGTAGAAGTCAGTGTCACCGAGTTGGACATTATGGCAGGCACCAATTCTACAATCACTGAAAAAGAAGCGAAGCAGCAGGCCTATCTGTATGCCCAATTGATGGATCTGTATAAGAAGAACAGCGAGCATATTCCGCGTGTCACCTTCTGGGGATTAAATGACAGCACCAGCTGGAGAGCCGAGCAGAATCCAACCTTGTTTGACAAAAATTTTCAAGCCAAAGAGGCGTTCTACGGGGTTGTTGATCCGGAGAAGTACCTGGCGGAAAATCCACCTGAAGAGCTTGAATATAAGAAATCAAGCGCGCACTATGGGACACCAGCTATTGATGGCTCCGTAGACAGTGTATGGAGCAAAGCTCCTGAATTGAAACTGGATACGAAGCAAATGGCGTGGTCCGGTGCGACAGGAACGGCAAAAGTACTGTGGGATGACGACAATCTCTATGTGCTCGTTCAAGTCAGAGACGATCAGCTGAACAAGTCCAATCCAAATGTATGGGAGCAGGATTCCGTCGAAATATTCGTCGATGAAAATAACGGAAAAACGTCCAGCTTCCAGGATGATGATGGACAATACAGAGTGAACTTCGAGAACCTAGCTTCCTTTAATCCTGCGGAAATCGCTGCAGGTTTCGAATCCAAAGTCTCTGTTTCCGGTACCAACTACACGGTCGAGATGAAAATTCCATTCAAAAAGGTTAAGCCAACGAACAATGCCAAAATTGGCTTTGATGCGCAGATCAATGATGCCAAAGATGGCAACAGAATCAGCGTGAATGCATGGAACGATGCATCCGGTCAAGGTTACCAGGATACGTCCGTATTCGGTGAATTGACGCTCACGGGCAAGCCTTCTTCAGGAGGTAACGACGGTGGCGGCAACAACGGTGGAGGCAACAACAGCGGGGGGAATAATAGTGGCAGCAGTGGCGGATCGAACTCCGGGACTACTCCGCAACCGCAGCCGCAGCCTCAACCACAGCTTCCAGGCAGCGATTCGGCGATTGTGCCGGTAATTAAAGTCGAAAATGGAACAGCCACAGCAACCATTTCAAGCGACAGCCTGAATAAAGCGATTGAAAAAGCTTCTCTAGGTGCGAATGGCAAGAAGCAGGTTACCATCGAAGTGCCGAAGCAGGCCAATGCCCAATCCTATGTGGTGCAGATGCCGACTTCCAGCCTGCAAAGCAACAATAATGTTGAGTTTGTTCTTAGGACGGAGAATGTAACACTTCATATTCCGTCCAATATGCTTTCTAATATTACGGAGCAAGCCGATCAAGTCTCTATTGAGATTAACAAAGTCTCGGCAGATCTTCTGAGCGCAGATGTTCGCGCTGTTGTGGGCAGCCGTCCGGTGATTGATCTAAGCGTAAAAGCTGGTGACCGTCTCCTTGCCTGGAACAATCCCGCAGCGCCAGTAACGGTATCTGTTCCGTACACGCCTGCTGCACAGGAGCTTGGCAATGCACATCAGATCGTGATTCTTTACATTGATAATCAAGGACAGGCAGCAGCCGTACCAAGCGGACACTATGATGCTAAATCTGGCTCGATGGTGTTCAAAACAACTCATTTCAGCACCTATGCTGTAGCCTACGTAACCAAGTCTTTTGCCGATGTACAGCATATCCTGTGGGCAAAACAAGCAGTTGAAGCGATGGCTGCACGCGATATTATTAAAGGAATCTCTGATGACAGCTTCGCGCCTGCAGCTTCTATCACGAGAGCCGACTTTATCACCTTGCTTGTCCGAGCACTTGAATTGAAGGGTCCGGGCACGAACACGGCAGCCTTCAGCGATGTACAGCCAACCGCTCACTATGCAGAGGCCGTGGCTATTGCCAAAGAACTTGGAATTGCCTCTGGATTCGAAGACAACACATTCAAACCAGGTAACAGCATTTCCCGTCAAGACATGATGGTTCTTACGGCGAAAGCCCTGAAAGCAGCAGGTAAGCAAACTGCCGGCAGCGGGAATCTGGCTCCTTATTCGGATGCTGCAAGTATTTCCACTTATGCGGTGGATAGTGTAACTTCCCTCATAGGAAGCGGAATCGTCAACGGCAAAGATGGCAAAATTGCACCAGCCGACACATTGACCCGTGCAGAAGCAGCTATGGTTCTCTACCGGATCTGGAACATGTAA
- a CDS encoding class I SAM-dependent methyltransferase — MLQHLHARLVCSSCKGVLVQSEALLQCCSCDAVYTKDERYVSMLDRREQVAHPSDWNRKEAEIRDYSEISHSLALSGIGRFATFLNYGYVPDGNEQHAVIEPGDAWNRNSVKLLLETVGRTAIRERQVIDIGCGRGGNIAALSKYFKPLSIVGLDICPENIAYCNAKSRGGESLYLVGDAENIPFADESFDVVLNIESAHAYPNRSRFYEEVYRIMRVGGVFLYTELMLGDQVAQNVRLLEEAGLSVIRNQDVTSNVLLSCDESAKQRTGTQGIASNAKASTNIGDINDFIALPGSKKYEEMKAGTRQYRMMNLVKR; from the coding sequence ATGCTACAGCATCTGCATGCAAGGTTGGTATGCTCCAGCTGCAAGGGCGTGCTGGTCCAGTCGGAGGCATTGCTGCAATGCTGCAGCTGCGATGCGGTATATACGAAAGATGAGCGTTATGTATCGATGCTCGACCGGCGTGAGCAGGTTGCTCACCCTTCCGATTGGAACCGGAAAGAGGCTGAAATTCGGGATTATAGCGAGATTTCGCACTCCCTTGCGCTGTCCGGTATAGGCCGATTCGCCACCTTCTTAAATTATGGTTACGTCCCGGACGGGAATGAGCAACATGCGGTGATCGAGCCGGGCGATGCATGGAATAGAAACTCAGTCAAGCTGCTGCTTGAGACAGTGGGCAGGACGGCGATTCGGGAGCGGCAGGTGATCGACATCGGATGCGGCAGGGGAGGGAACATAGCAGCTCTGTCTAAATATTTCAAGCCGCTGTCTATTGTCGGTCTCGACATCTGCCCGGAGAATATTGCCTATTGCAATGCCAAATCCCGAGGGGGTGAATCTTTGTATCTCGTCGGCGATGCGGAGAATATACCGTTTGCAGACGAGAGCTTCGATGTGGTGTTAAATATAGAATCCGCGCATGCCTATCCGAACCGATCACGCTTCTATGAAGAGGTGTACCGGATAATGAGAGTTGGCGGTGTATTTCTGTATACGGAGCTGATGCTGGGAGATCAGGTAGCGCAGAACGTCAGGCTGTTAGAGGAAGCAGGCCTGTCTGTAATCCGTAATCAGGATGTGACTTCGAATGTTCTTCTATCATGTGATGAGAGTGCGAAGCAGCGTACTGGCACACAAGGGATTGCGAGCAACGCCAAAGCAAGCACGAATATTGGAGATATTAATGATTTCATCGCATTGCCCGGCTCGAAGAAATATGAAGAGATGAAGGCTGGAACGCGGCAATACCGTATGATGAACCTTGTTAAGAGGTAA